A window of the Cystobacter fuscus genome harbors these coding sequences:
- a CDS encoding right-handed parallel beta-helix repeat-containing protein: MRISRSSKAVSALAVVGVLTSGAGVLAAAHEAAFPSEVSMSAAAATPEFSRVLWVSPSGVDTAAGTESTPFRTVAKALSQLKPGEAIFLKSGTYTERLRLEEKGGSSSGYLTLKAAPDAKPVFKGGTGSKTPLLDVRGAYWRVEGLTFDAAGDKAFAAYWRGEGAHHGILRGCTLKNGTEGAGVYVAEKARDVLIEGNSISNFQRSGDDSHGVCVQTNSKNVIVRANDIHHNSGDGVQCLSSEGGATEEGTPFDNLLVEDNDLHENQENGVDIKTCTHVTLRGNRIWGHRRTPSSAGEGVVVHLSARDVTLEDNEVHDNGRGIQIGGIRQGEPPTHIVLRRNRVFNGYGADSNDGSGIRVDTAIDVKVDNNTVWNMPAYGLIVGNGESGPSQGVRVRNNILGACSAATVRLGTTLQDTAFDGNLYASLTGAAVLRKGGSYLKLSAWRSATGWDAHSLDTSPSFLSGASGDFWLDVSSPARDAGLSLGDTYCGRGPDIGARESDCP, encoded by the coding sequence ATGCGTATCAGCCGTTCGTCGAAGGCCGTCTCGGCCCTGGCCGTCGTGGGTGTTCTGACTTCTGGCGCTGGCGTCCTCGCCGCCGCCCATGAGGCGGCCTTCCCCTCGGAAGTGTCCATGTCCGCCGCCGCGGCCACGCCGGAGTTCTCTCGCGTGCTCTGGGTGTCCCCCTCTGGGGTGGACACCGCCGCGGGCACCGAGTCGACGCCCTTTCGCACCGTGGCCAAGGCGCTGTCGCAGCTGAAGCCGGGTGAGGCCATCTTCCTCAAGTCCGGCACGTACACGGAGCGGCTGCGGCTCGAGGAGAAGGGCGGCTCGTCCAGCGGTTACCTCACGCTCAAGGCCGCGCCCGACGCGAAGCCCGTCTTCAAGGGAGGCACGGGCAGCAAGACGCCCCTGCTGGACGTGCGCGGCGCGTACTGGCGCGTCGAGGGCCTCACCTTCGACGCGGCGGGGGACAAGGCCTTCGCGGCGTACTGGCGCGGCGAGGGCGCGCACCACGGCATTCTTCGCGGCTGCACGCTCAAGAATGGCACCGAGGGGGCGGGCGTCTACGTCGCCGAAAAGGCCCGGGACGTGCTCATCGAGGGCAACTCCATCTCCAACTTCCAGCGCTCGGGAGATGACAGCCACGGCGTGTGCGTGCAGACCAACTCCAAGAACGTGATCGTCCGCGCCAATGACATCCACCACAACTCCGGAGATGGCGTGCAGTGCCTGAGTTCCGAGGGCGGCGCCACCGAGGAGGGCACCCCGTTCGACAACCTGCTCGTCGAGGACAATGATCTGCACGAGAACCAGGAGAACGGCGTGGACATCAAGACGTGCACCCACGTGACGCTCCGGGGCAACCGCATCTGGGGCCATCGCCGCACCCCATCGTCGGCGGGAGAGGGCGTGGTGGTGCACCTGTCCGCGCGTGACGTCACGCTCGAGGACAACGAGGTGCACGACAACGGCCGGGGCATCCAGATTGGCGGCATCCGCCAGGGCGAGCCTCCCACCCACATCGTCCTGCGGCGCAACCGCGTGTTCAATGGCTACGGCGCCGACAGCAATGATGGCTCGGGCATCCGCGTGGATACCGCCATCGACGTGAAGGTGGACAACAACACGGTCTGGAACATGCCCGCCTATGGCCTCATCGTGGGCAATGGGGAGAGCGGGCCCAGCCAGGGCGTGCGGGTGCGCAACAACATCCTGGGCGCGTGCTCGGCCGCGACGGTGCGGTTGGGCACCACCCTCCAGGACACCGCGTTCGATGGCAACCTGTACGCCTCGCTCACGGGCGCGGCCGTGCTGCGCAAGGGCGGCAGCTACCTGAAGCTCTCCGCCTGGCGCTCGGCCACCGGGTGGGATGCGCATTCGCTGGACACGAGCCCCTCGTTCCTGAGCGGGGCCTCCGGGGATTTCTGGCTCGACGTCTCCTCTCCCGCCCGGGACGCGGGCCTGTCCCTGGGCGACACGTACTGTGGTCGGGGCCCGGACATCGGCGCGCGCGAGTCCGACTGCCCCTGA
- a CDS encoding M48 family metallopeptidase → MHPTATLLGFLRVYALPALWLFALPLLGLWFSGHAIDRFDQDVLTSIERQLSQDTSLEEERRQELLAFFRAVPASVACFSEDEELAGFRGSLGEACSDARQFQWMGRLALASIVLGLVSTVIALLCALAAFVSRPFQYGSFVVGWNVLRVTGALQVLAQGGLAVWLSYWMTAVWFERYYPKLILMVGILAGFALFHVVVAIFRRPAMDFEVEAEVIDEARAPELWAHVRQMCERLGTPPPDHILAGIDTNFFVTESEVRVGERTLNGRTLFVSLSLLRLLERSEADAVLAHEMGHLLGGDTGHGKRLAPMLAHFGHYLQALREGGLTLPIFHFMVAYRGLFELSLGRSRRASELAADRLAAGITSGRDIARSLVKVGAYASFRDRVESDLFAGGEQQTVAIAQRVALGFTDYASSEAVHGDLHGSVTPHPFDSHPPLSARLENVGEVLTPADVARVLLEPTSSSWTSAILEADLIEARLWGAYEARFAQAHDLALAYRYVPSTEAERQHVEKHFPPLTFAGKEAGLEVHLDFAQVNSTEWEQPVRLEQVKSATTEERLFKKYLDLQLKEGGLFKGKRSICLSKLQDADGMLQAFGQYLGRHRAMEEHQAQSQQAA, encoded by the coding sequence ATGCACCCCACCGCCACCCTCCTCGGCTTCCTGCGCGTCTACGCGCTGCCCGCCCTCTGGCTCTTCGCCCTGCCACTGCTTGGCCTGTGGTTCTCCGGACACGCCATCGACCGCTTCGACCAGGACGTGCTCACCAGCATCGAGCGCCAGCTCTCCCAGGACACCAGCCTCGAGGAGGAACGAAGGCAGGAGCTGCTGGCCTTCTTCCGCGCCGTGCCCGCCTCGGTGGCCTGCTTCTCCGAGGACGAGGAGCTGGCGGGGTTCCGTGGGAGCCTCGGCGAGGCGTGCTCGGACGCGCGGCAGTTCCAGTGGATGGGCCGCCTGGCGCTCGCCTCCATCGTGCTGGGACTCGTGTCCACGGTGATCGCCCTGCTGTGCGCCCTGGCGGCGTTCGTCTCGCGGCCCTTCCAGTACGGCAGCTTCGTGGTGGGCTGGAACGTGCTCCGGGTGACCGGGGCGCTGCAGGTGCTCGCGCAGGGAGGCCTCGCCGTGTGGCTGTCCTACTGGATGACGGCGGTGTGGTTCGAGCGCTACTACCCGAAGCTCATCCTGATGGTCGGCATCCTCGCGGGCTTCGCCCTCTTCCACGTGGTGGTCGCCATCTTCCGCCGCCCCGCCATGGACTTCGAGGTGGAGGCGGAGGTGATCGACGAAGCGCGCGCGCCCGAGCTCTGGGCCCACGTGCGCCAGATGTGCGAGCGGCTGGGCACTCCGCCGCCGGACCACATCCTCGCCGGCATCGACACCAACTTCTTCGTCACCGAGAGCGAGGTGCGCGTGGGCGAGCGGACGCTCAACGGCCGGACGCTCTTCGTGAGCCTGTCCCTGTTGCGCCTGCTGGAGCGGTCCGAGGCGGACGCGGTGCTCGCGCACGAGATGGGGCACCTGCTCGGAGGAGACACGGGCCACGGCAAGCGGCTCGCGCCCATGCTCGCGCACTTCGGACACTACCTCCAGGCACTGCGTGAGGGCGGGCTCACTCTGCCCATCTTCCACTTCATGGTGGCCTACCGCGGGCTGTTCGAGCTGTCGCTCGGGCGCAGCCGGCGCGCGAGCGAGCTCGCCGCGGACCGGCTCGCCGCGGGCATCACGTCGGGCCGGGACATCGCCCGCTCGCTGGTGAAGGTCGGCGCCTACGCGAGCTTCCGCGACCGCGTGGAGTCCGACCTCTTCGCCGGGGGTGAGCAGCAGACGGTGGCCATCGCGCAGCGGGTCGCGCTCGGCTTCACGGACTACGCCAGCTCCGAGGCCGTGCACGGCGATCTGCATGGCTCGGTGACGCCGCACCCGTTCGACTCCCACCCTCCCCTCTCCGCGCGCCTGGAGAACGTGGGCGAGGTGCTCACGCCGGCCGACGTGGCGCGGGTCCTGCTCGAGCCCACCAGCTCCTCCTGGACGAGCGCCATCCTGGAGGCGGACCTCATCGAGGCACGGCTGTGGGGGGCGTACGAGGCGCGCTTCGCGCAGGCGCATGACCTGGCACTCGCCTACCGCTATGTCCCGTCCACCGAGGCCGAGCGGCAGCACGTGGAGAAACACTTCCCGCCCCTCACCTTCGCGGGCAAGGAGGCCGGGCTGGAGGTCCACCTGGACTTCGCGCAGGTGAACAGCACGGAGTGGGAGCAGCCCGTCCGGCTCGAGCAGGTGAAGTCCGCCACCACCGAGGAGCGGCTGTTCAAGAAGTACCTGGACCTGCAACTCAAGGAGGGGGGGCTGTTCAAGGGCAAGCGCTCCATCTGCCTGAGCAAGTTGCAGGACGCGGATGGGATGCTCCAGGCCTTCGGGCAATACCTCGGGCGCCACAGGGCCATGGAGGAGCACCAGGCGCAATCCCAGCAGGCGGCGTGA
- a CDS encoding M4 family metallopeptidase — translation MSRHRILAALLSLPLAACTVEDAGTTPPVNNEGAGTLSTSDVKAALSVIPGAQVLGTHDNGVPFMVRGEFGSTGQSPSGLVARDAHTRLGEALGRIAPIFRLNTADLVLVRSRVDERGHTHVRYAQMKNGLPVVAQELVVHVNESGLVYAANGSARDGEQVATKASLSEAAAARAALSATEGTGLAAESTRLVYYRSEADGPLKLAYEVVVTGLAPGQPIRDHVFLDAGNGSVLGRSADIHTAIKRAVYSANNSSSLPGTLKRSEGQAATGDSHVDDNYTHLGTTYDCYKANFNRDSYDNAGALLKSSVHYVAPGDVYTTNAFWNSQLLQMQYGDSNGVESGPLGKSLDVTVHELTHAVTNSESNLAYANEPGALNEGWSDIFAAYCESWTKGWSMDAPIWMVVDDVWTPATPGDALRYMANPTQDNVSYDYYPERYIGSYDYGGVHLNSGIANLAFKLLSTGGTHPRNKTTTVVPGIGIQKAGAIFYKANTEYFTASTTFAQAKAYTAQAATDLGYDAAAVTAAWEAVGVGIAVPPPPPACTSIIALSNGVAVTGISVASNDWSCIYTLTVPAGATALKFDISGGTGDADLYVKFGSAPTESSYDCRPYQGGSTESCSISTAQAGTYYVKILGYSAVSGLSLKASYTTGSGGGGDVLTNGVETAAYSGASGSWTCFSLSVPSGKSSLVFTQTGKSGTTGDADLYVRQGAKPTSSTYTCRPYKSGSTESCTISSPTSGTWYACSYGYSAFTNVTLKGTY, via the coding sequence TTGAGTCGTCATCGCATTCTGGCCGCGCTCCTCTCCCTGCCCCTCGCGGCGTGCACGGTGGAAGACGCGGGCACGACGCCGCCCGTGAACAACGAAGGTGCTGGCACCCTCTCCACGTCCGACGTGAAGGCCGCGCTGAGTGTCATTCCGGGAGCCCAGGTGTTGGGCACCCATGACAATGGCGTGCCCTTCATGGTCCGTGGCGAGTTCGGTTCCACGGGACAGTCCCCGAGCGGACTGGTGGCGCGCGACGCGCATACCCGCCTGGGTGAGGCGCTCGGACGCATCGCGCCCATCTTCCGGCTGAACACGGCGGACCTGGTGCTGGTGCGCAGCCGCGTGGACGAGCGCGGCCATACCCACGTGCGCTACGCGCAGATGAAGAATGGGCTGCCCGTGGTGGCCCAGGAGCTCGTCGTCCACGTGAACGAGTCCGGCCTCGTGTATGCCGCCAACGGCTCCGCCCGCGATGGCGAGCAGGTGGCCACGAAGGCGTCGCTCTCCGAGGCGGCCGCCGCCCGCGCGGCGCTGAGCGCCACCGAGGGCACGGGGCTCGCCGCCGAGAGCACCCGGCTGGTCTACTACCGCTCCGAGGCGGACGGCCCGCTCAAGCTGGCCTACGAGGTGGTGGTGACGGGCCTGGCCCCCGGACAGCCCATCCGCGACCACGTCTTCCTCGACGCGGGCAATGGCTCCGTGCTCGGCCGCTCCGCGGACATCCACACCGCGATCAAGCGCGCGGTGTACTCGGCCAACAACAGCTCCTCCCTGCCGGGAACGCTCAAGCGCAGCGAGGGCCAGGCGGCCACGGGTGACTCGCACGTCGACGACAACTACACGCACCTGGGCACCACCTACGACTGCTACAAGGCGAACTTCAACCGCGACTCGTACGACAACGCGGGCGCGTTGCTGAAGAGCTCGGTCCACTACGTCGCGCCGGGCGATGTCTACACCACCAACGCCTTCTGGAACTCCCAGCTGCTCCAGATGCAGTACGGCGACAGCAATGGCGTGGAATCCGGTCCGCTGGGCAAGTCGCTGGACGTGACGGTTCACGAGCTGACGCACGCCGTGACGAACTCCGAGTCCAACCTCGCCTACGCCAACGAGCCCGGCGCGCTCAACGAGGGCTGGAGCGACATCTTCGCCGCCTACTGCGAGAGCTGGACGAAGGGCTGGTCCATGGACGCGCCCATCTGGATGGTCGTCGACGACGTCTGGACCCCGGCCACGCCGGGCGATGCGCTGCGCTACATGGCCAACCCCACCCAGGACAATGTCTCGTATGACTACTACCCCGAGCGCTACATCGGCAGCTACGACTACGGCGGCGTGCACCTGAACTCGGGCATCGCCAACCTGGCCTTCAAGCTGCTGTCCACCGGTGGCACGCACCCGCGCAACAAGACGACCACGGTGGTGCCGGGCATCGGCATCCAGAAGGCCGGCGCCATCTTCTACAAGGCCAACACGGAGTACTTCACGGCCTCCACCACATTCGCCCAGGCGAAGGCGTACACCGCGCAGGCCGCGACGGACCTCGGCTACGACGCGGCGGCCGTGACGGCGGCCTGGGAGGCGGTGGGCGTGGGCATCGCGGTGCCGCCTCCGCCCCCGGCCTGCACGTCCATCATCGCGCTGAGCAACGGCGTGGCGGTCACCGGCATCTCCGTGGCCTCCAACGACTGGAGCTGCATCTACACGTTGACCGTGCCCGCGGGCGCCACGGCGCTGAAGTTCGACATCAGCGGCGGCACCGGTGACGCGGACCTGTACGTGAAGTTCGGCTCCGCGCCGACCGAGTCGTCCTACGACTGCCGCCCGTACCAGGGTGGCAGCACCGAGAGCTGCTCCATCTCCACGGCGCAGGCGGGCACGTACTACGTGAAGATCCTGGGCTACTCGGCGGTCTCGGGCCTGAGCCTCAAGGCCTCGTACACCACGGGCAGCGGCGGCGGCGGTGACGTGCTGACCAATGGCGTGGAGACGGCCGCGTACTCGGGCGCCTCGGGCTCGTGGACGTGCTTCTCGCTGAGCGTGCCGAGCGGCAAGAGCTCGCTGGTCTTCACCCAGACGGGCAAGAGCGGCACCACGGGCGACGCGGACCTGTACGTGCGGCAGGGCGCGAAGCCCACCAGCAGCACCTACACCTGCCGTCCCTACAAGAGCGGGAGCACGGAGAGCTGCACCATCAGCAGCCCCACCTCGGGCACCTGGTACGCGTGCTCGTACGGCTACAGCGCCTTCACGAACGTGACGCTCAAGGGCACCTACTAG
- a CDS encoding ATP-binding protein, with protein MSQARNGRSEWFELSEEGWRRSNRARPLGQLVREALQNAFDQRASRVKVRLEEDEVRIEDDAPTGLARDEFAFTVFLGEKDTPPTWRGRKGRGLKEMIAASDRAEVETVGRTLVFDNTGRHVKPNTREVGTCLRLFRRTSASEREAAVQLLRLTIPPPGVELVIDGRTVRPPRVKDSLEDCPLETVELHRGVERYVERPTRVDLYHPRPGETPHLFELGLPVEPHHLPWHVDVQQRIPLAAERDAARDAYKRTLAAILLESLAPELSRQELSGAWVTEVLAHFTLGPEALEAYVAKVLPARAVLSVGPRMDDRARQLGAKVVDLRGMPLPAVEQLETLVESAEAYVERMEGPPRDVRVDPGARAERFVGLVRCLSRELTGREAGVEFFERKVRDPSAQVDAEYDRERHLLRVNMRGQVRLDEPLEPRTLGIILHELAHDQGDEHDFAFIERLEGFAGKALRCLVDQPELLAPYASPKKRTG; from the coding sequence ATGAGTCAGGCCCGGAATGGCCGTTCGGAGTGGTTCGAGTTGTCGGAGGAAGGCTGGCGGCGCTCCAACCGCGCCCGGCCGCTCGGTCAGCTCGTGCGCGAGGCCCTGCAGAACGCGTTCGACCAGCGCGCCAGCCGGGTGAAGGTGCGCCTGGAGGAGGACGAGGTCCGCATCGAGGACGACGCCCCCACGGGCCTGGCACGCGACGAGTTCGCCTTCACCGTCTTCCTCGGGGAGAAGGACACGCCTCCCACGTGGCGGGGGCGCAAGGGCCGGGGCCTCAAGGAGATGATCGCCGCGAGCGACCGCGCCGAGGTGGAGACGGTGGGGCGCACGCTCGTCTTCGACAACACCGGGCGCCACGTGAAGCCCAACACGCGCGAGGTGGGCACGTGTCTGCGGCTCTTCCGCCGCACGAGCGCCAGCGAGCGCGAGGCCGCCGTCCAACTGCTGCGCCTCACCATTCCCCCGCCCGGCGTCGAGCTGGTCATCGACGGCCGCACGGTCCGGCCTCCGCGCGTGAAGGACTCGCTGGAGGACTGCCCGCTGGAGACGGTGGAGCTGCACCGGGGCGTGGAGCGGTACGTCGAGCGGCCTACCCGGGTGGACCTCTACCACCCGCGCCCCGGGGAGACGCCGCACCTCTTCGAGCTGGGCCTGCCGGTGGAGCCGCACCACCTGCCATGGCATGTGGACGTGCAGCAGCGCATTCCGCTGGCGGCCGAGCGCGACGCGGCGAGGGATGCCTACAAGCGCACGTTGGCGGCCATCCTCCTCGAGTCGCTGGCGCCCGAGCTCAGCCGCCAGGAGCTGTCGGGGGCGTGGGTGACGGAGGTACTCGCGCACTTCACGCTGGGCCCGGAGGCGCTCGAGGCCTACGTGGCGAAGGTGTTGCCCGCGCGGGCGGTGCTGTCGGTGGGACCCCGGATGGATGACCGGGCGCGCCAGCTCGGCGCGAAGGTGGTGGACCTGCGGGGAATGCCGCTGCCGGCGGTGGAGCAGCTCGAGACGCTGGTGGAGTCCGCGGAAGCGTACGTGGAGCGGATGGAGGGCCCGCCACGCGACGTGCGGGTGGACCCCGGGGCGCGTGCCGAGCGCTTCGTGGGGCTGGTGCGCTGTCTCTCGCGCGAGCTCACCGGGCGCGAGGCGGGCGTGGAGTTCTTCGAGCGCAAGGTGCGCGACCCGAGCGCCCAGGTGGACGCGGAGTACGACCGCGAGCGCCACCTGCTGCGGGTGAACATGCGGGGACAGGTGCGATTGGACGAGCCGCTGGAGCCTCGCACGCTCGGCATCATCCTGCATGAGCTGGCGCACGATCAGGGCGACGAGCACGACTTCGCCTTCATCGAGCGGCTGGAGGGCTTCGCGGGCAAGGCGCTGCGTTGCCTGGTGGATCAACCCGAGCTCCTGGCGCCCTACGCGAGCCCGAAGAAGCGGACGGGATAG
- a CDS encoding DcaP family trimeric outer membrane transporter, whose translation MIGSKRFATMLAVLTSTLPLAAAAEEAAPALPPGTFQIPGTDTTLKVFGFAEVDATYDFDGRTNDINNFDWASFVAVQPFDNLGVEEPRRRQAFITARASRLGIMSNTPTPLGPLTVLLEADFNAPNTFQGELATNSTAFRLRHAYGQLGGLLIGQSWSTFFDGESTPDTVDFNPAAALALMRQAVARYTFTFSPEASLALAIENPQSITFSSDYDAVPDFIGAFRYGGKWGHVSARAVTHEFRTIDHSQRAYGVGLSGSVKFANETIVAAVQGGDGIGRYMFNSLLQGAFDTGDQIELWRAYAYHIGITHAWSPAVRSNVIWTQTFFAQNDRLEAAQRAFSEGAGTDDFIPNKRIDQLFVNTFVKITKNTEVGLEYTYGKRTTFGPEKGTQHRANVLARFSLF comes from the coding sequence ATGATTGGTTCGAAGCGCTTCGCAACGATGCTCGCCGTACTGACCTCGACCCTTCCGCTCGCCGCCGCCGCGGAAGAGGCCGCCCCCGCCCTGCCCCCCGGAACGTTCCAGATTCCCGGCACCGACACGACCCTGAAGGTGTTTGGGTTCGCGGAGGTGGATGCGACCTACGACTTCGACGGTCGCACCAACGACATCAACAACTTCGACTGGGCGAGTTTCGTCGCCGTGCAGCCGTTCGACAACCTCGGCGTCGAGGAGCCGAGGAGGCGGCAGGCGTTCATCACCGCCCGGGCCTCGCGTCTCGGTATCATGAGCAACACCCCCACGCCGCTCGGTCCCCTCACCGTGCTGCTGGAGGCTGACTTCAACGCGCCGAACACGTTCCAGGGCGAGCTGGCGACGAACAGCACCGCGTTCCGCCTGCGCCACGCGTATGGACAGCTCGGCGGTCTGCTCATCGGCCAGAGCTGGTCCACCTTCTTCGACGGGGAGTCGACCCCCGACACGGTCGACTTCAACCCCGCCGCCGCGCTCGCCCTCATGCGCCAGGCGGTGGCCCGCTACACGTTCACCTTCAGCCCCGAGGCTTCTCTCGCCCTCGCGATCGAGAATCCGCAGAGCATCACCTTCTCCTCGGACTATGACGCGGTGCCCGACTTCATCGGCGCCTTCCGCTACGGTGGGAAGTGGGGCCATGTGTCGGCCCGTGCGGTGACGCATGAGTTCCGCACCATCGATCACAGCCAGCGCGCCTACGGTGTGGGCTTGTCGGGCAGCGTCAAGTTCGCCAATGAGACGATCGTCGCCGCCGTGCAGGGCGGTGATGGTATCGGCCGCTACATGTTCAACTCGCTCCTCCAGGGCGCGTTCGACACGGGCGACCAGATCGAGCTGTGGCGGGCCTACGCGTACCACATCGGCATCACCCACGCCTGGAGCCCCGCGGTCCGCTCGAACGTCATCTGGACCCAGACGTTCTTCGCCCAGAACGACAGGCTCGAGGCCGCGCAGCGGGCGTTCTCCGAGGGCGCCGGGACCGACGACTTCATCCCGAACAAGCGGATCGACCAGCTGTTCGTGAATACGTTCGTGAAGATCACGAAGAACACCGAAGTGGGTCTCGAGTACACCTACGGCAAGCGCACGACGTTCGGACCGGAGAAGGGCACGCAGCACCGCGCGAACGTCCTGGCCCGCTTCAGCCTCTTCTGA
- a CDS encoding methionine ABC transporter ATP-binding protein translates to MIELREVSKVYRQEGREVAALQGVSLRVAPGEVFGVLGQSGAGKSTLIRCVNLLERPTSGEVRVEGRDMLALEPHELRQARQGIGMIFQHFNLFSSQTVAGNVAYPLEVAGWPRPRIQERVAELLQLVGLSDRAHAYPSQLSGGQKQRVGIARALAPRPKLLLSDEATSALDPETTRSVLGLLRDINRQLGLTILLITHQMDVVRDICDSVAVLERGRLVEQGKVIDLVTRPGSRLHELFYAPFAARDWPVHPGRRLVELTFVGEKANQPVLTTMARRFEVDANLMEGSLDRVAGAPVGRLLFELTGEPEAVKQALAFLREQGLMLEERAHV, encoded by the coding sequence GTGATTGAGCTGCGAGAGGTGAGCAAGGTGTACAGGCAGGAGGGCCGCGAGGTGGCCGCCCTGCAAGGTGTCTCCCTGCGGGTCGCTCCTGGCGAGGTGTTCGGGGTGCTGGGCCAGAGCGGCGCGGGCAAGAGCACCCTCATCCGCTGCGTCAACCTCCTGGAGCGTCCCACGTCGGGCGAGGTGCGGGTGGAGGGCCGGGACATGCTGGCCCTCGAGCCCCATGAGCTCCGCCAGGCCCGGCAGGGCATCGGGATGATCTTCCAGCACTTCAACCTCTTCTCCTCACAGACAGTGGCGGGCAACGTCGCCTATCCGCTGGAAGTGGCCGGCTGGCCGCGCCCACGCATCCAGGAGCGGGTGGCGGAGCTGCTGCAACTGGTGGGGCTGTCGGACCGGGCCCACGCCTACCCTTCCCAGCTTTCCGGTGGCCAGAAGCAACGGGTGGGCATTGCCCGGGCACTCGCTCCACGGCCGAAGCTCCTGCTCTCCGACGAGGCCACCTCCGCCCTGGACCCGGAGACGACACGCTCGGTGCTCGGGCTGCTGCGCGACATCAACCGCCAGCTCGGACTGACCATCCTGCTCATCACCCACCAGATGGACGTGGTGAGGGACATCTGCGATTCGGTGGCGGTGCTGGAGCGGGGGCGGCTGGTGGAGCAGGGAAAGGTCATCGATCTGGTGACGCGTCCGGGCTCGCGGTTGCATGAGCTGTTCTACGCGCCGTTCGCGGCGCGTGACTGGCCAGTCCATCCCGGACGGCGGTTGGTGGAGCTGACCTTCGTGGGCGAGAAGGCCAACCAGCCCGTCCTCACCACCATGGCGCGCCGCTTCGAAGTGGACGCCAATCTGATGGAGGGCTCGTTGGATCGCGTGGCCGGGGCTCCGGTGGGGCGTCTGCTCTTCGAACTCACGGGCGAGCCGGAGGCCGTCAAACAGGCACTGGCGTTCCTGCGCGAGCAGGGTCTGATGCTGGAGGAACGGGCCCATGTCTAG
- a CDS encoding methionine ABC transporter permease — protein sequence MSSELLASLWKATLETLYMTSVAAVLVFLMGLPLGVLLAIADRGGLWERPLLHRVLGTLVNVGRSVPFIILMVAIVPLTRLLVGTTIGTTAAIVPLVVAAIPFMGRVVEQSLREVDAGLVEAAVAMGSTHRQVILRVLIPEALPSLIRGTALMIISLLGYSAMAGAVGGGGLGDLAVKYGYMRFRTDVMLGCLVVLLVLVQFVQWLGDGLAARFDRTTSRPARSLD from the coding sequence ATGTCTAGTGAGCTGCTGGCTTCGCTGTGGAAGGCCACCCTCGAGACGCTCTACATGACGTCGGTGGCCGCGGTGCTGGTGTTCCTGATGGGGCTGCCCCTGGGCGTGCTGCTGGCGATCGCCGACCGGGGGGGACTGTGGGAACGGCCACTGCTCCACCGGGTGCTGGGGACACTCGTCAACGTGGGGCGCTCCGTGCCCTTCATCATCCTCATGGTGGCCATCGTCCCGCTGACCCGCCTGCTGGTGGGCACCACGATTGGAACCACCGCCGCCATCGTGCCACTGGTAGTGGCGGCCATCCCCTTCATGGGGCGCGTGGTGGAGCAGAGCCTGCGGGAGGTGGATGCCGGACTGGTGGAGGCCGCCGTCGCCATGGGCTCCACCCACCGCCAGGTCATCCTCCGCGTGCTCATCCCCGAGGCGCTGCCCTCGCTCATCCGAGGCACCGCGCTGATGATCATCAGCCTGCTGGGCTACAGCGCCATGGCGGGCGCCGTGGGTGGAGGAGGCCTGGGCGACCTCGCCGTGAAGTATGGCTACATGCGATTCCGCACCGACGTCATGTTGGGATGTCTCGTGGTGCTGCTGGTGTTGGTTCAGTTCGTCCAGTGGCTCGGGGACGGACTGGCGGCCCGGTTCGATCGCACCACCTCTCGTCCCGCGCGTTCCCTCGATTGA
- a CDS encoding MetQ/NlpA family ABC transporter substrate-binding protein codes for MKHLSKVLFTSSLLSLLAVAGCNKKSDAPAEQQPGTAVRTLKVGVNPVPHGEILRVAAPLAERDGVRIEVIEFTDYVQPNIALSDKQLDANYFQHVPYLERFSADRKLSLASVGAVHLEPLGVYSTKHAAIAALPEGAKVTIPADPTNAGRALRLLEQQGLIQLREGVGASGTLKDVVGNPKKLDLREIDAEQQPRTLQDVDAAIINGNYFLEAKKNLQLDAKTLAQESAQGNPYANILVVRKGDEGRPEIKTLLKALQSTEVRRYIESTYGGAVIPAF; via the coding sequence ATGAAGCACTTGTCCAAGGTCCTGTTCACCTCGTCGCTGCTCTCCCTGCTGGCGGTGGCGGGCTGCAACAAGAAGTCCGACGCGCCCGCCGAGCAGCAGCCCGGCACTGCCGTCCGCACGTTGAAGGTCGGCGTCAACCCCGTGCCTCATGGTGAAATCCTGCGCGTGGCCGCCCCGCTGGCCGAGCGTGACGGCGTTCGCATCGAGGTGATCGAATTCACCGACTACGTCCAGCCGAACATCGCGCTGTCGGACAAACAGTTGGACGCGAACTACTTCCAGCACGTGCCGTATCTCGAGCGGTTCAGCGCCGACCGCAAGCTCTCGCTGGCCAGCGTGGGCGCGGTGCACCTGGAGCCCCTGGGCGTCTACTCGACGAAGCACGCGGCCATCGCCGCCCTGCCCGAGGGGGCGAAGGTGACCATCCCGGCCGATCCCACCAACGCGGGCCGGGCCCTCCGCCTGCTGGAGCAGCAGGGATTGATCCAGCTCCGGGAAGGCGTGGGTGCCAGCGGAACCCTGAAGGACGTGGTGGGCAACCCGAAGAAGCTGGACCTGCGGGAGATTGATGCCGAGCAGCAGCCGCGCACCCTTCAGGACGTGGATGCCGCCATCATCAACGGCAACTACTTCCTCGAGGCCAAGAAGAACCTCCAGCTGGACGCGAAGACGCTGGCCCAGGAATCCGCGCAGGGCAACCCCTACGCGAACATCCTGGTCGTGCGAAAGGGCGACGAAGGACGGCCCGAGATCAAGACGCTGCTGAAGGCGCTCCAGTCCACCGAGGTGCGCCGCTACATCGAGTCCACCTACGGCGGCGCGGTGATTCCGGCCTTCTGA